Proteins encoded together in one Eublepharis macularius isolate TG4126 chromosome 2, MPM_Emac_v1.0, whole genome shotgun sequence window:
- the MARCHF7 gene encoding E3 ubiquitin-protein ligase MARCHF7 isoform X1 — MESKPSRIPRRVSSQPLNSRSARTGTGSGGTGFTDSYRTRDSSLRLEPPCQESSRLHSSSRDWSIGEREAYESLWKLPTSSPARYSGTLDRPWSGRLSGSRNRLSASSTSHLASTWLGESERTQGAYSSRLRNQQQDSDSKRPKLSYTSTSGVRSNGLTTVSDSPWKYNDVPRSSSMVPGSLGTELVRERRELERTRLPSIGSLVDYSHRSGDFPSSSYLQERSASSYAQGARPKDNSLSSLRLNTSMNRQLPSEHQSSLHSRDHSWSSRSNYVPREGEFLERNIQPEFTHGAMRNGASSSSSSERIPQSQRSLSESPGDTEGRRTTRQLLSRLASSMSSTFFSRRSSQDSLTSRQLGSEDSTVSRPLSSTQASTADTAAASEGIEAQSPDVSQGFSFLRRRWGLSGVSPNPGSDSEAESYRHESESRNAGSWLSSSLRNRCTPLFSRRRREGRDETARTSTSEISARPQHLFRRRESGGEASLEAQSDSLRPTARPPTPAVPNSATSTSVPDSVHSRRNSGTSGIFPGSLLRFAVPPTLGNNLSDNVMITVDIIPSGWNQSVGQDNDKSKVPPSRDPEKLQKIKESLLLEDSEEEEGDLCRICQMSSTSPTNPLIEPCKCTGSLRYVHQECMKKWLQSKINSGSSLEAVTTCELCKEKLHLNLDDFDIHELHRAHANEQADYEFISSGLYLVVLLHLCEQRFSDMLGTASEANTRVRFINLARTLQAHMDDIETASDDDSEDGDLGRTLDAV, encoded by the exons ATGGAATCGAAGCCTTCTAGAATTCCACGGAGGGTGTCTTCTCAGCCATTAAATTCTCGAAGTGCTAGGACAGGCACTGGAAGTGGAGGAACTGGTTTTACTGACTCATATCGTACAAGAGACTCTTCACTGAGACTGGAGCCTCCATGCCAG GAATCCAGCCGGTTGCATAGTTCCAGTAGAGATTGGTCAATTGGAGAAAGAGAAGCCTATGAAAGCCTGTGGAAGCTTCCAACTTCTTCTCCAGCTCGCTACTCAGGAACCCTTGACCGTCCATGGTCTGGAAGACTTTCAGGAAGCAGAAACAGATTG TCTGCATCATCGACTTCTCATCTTGCATCGACTTGGCTTGGTGAATCCGAAAGAACTCAGGGAGCATATTCTTCAAGGCTGCGTAACCAGCAACAAGATAGTGATTCTAAGAGACCTAAGCTTTCTTATACATCTACCTCTGGTGTAAGAAGTAATGGCTTAACCACAGTTTCAG ATTCCCCATGGAAGTATAACGATGTGCCCAGATCTTCATCTATGGTACCTGGGTCGTTAGGAACtgaacttgtgagagagaggagagagctaGAAAGAACAAGACTACCATCCATTGGTAGTCTTGTGGATTACAGTCACAGGAGTGGtgattttccatcttcatcat ATCTTCAGGAGAGATCTGCTTCTTCATATGCACAAGGAGCAAGACCAAAAGACAACTCATTAAGCTCTTTGAGGTTGAACACATCCATGAACCGCCAGTTGCCTTCTGAACATCAATCATCATTACACTCTAGAGACCATAGCTGGAGTTCAAGATCTAACTATGTCCCAAGAGAAGGAGAATTTTTGGAAAGGAATATACAGCCAGAGTTTACTCATGGTGCCATGAGAAATGGAGCCAGTTCCTCTAGCAGTTCTGAAAGGATCCCACAGTCCCAAAGGTCACTAAGTGAATCTCCTGGAGATACTGAAGGAAGGCGAACAACTAGGCAACTGCTATCTCGTTTAGCTTCTAGTATGTCCTCTACATTTTTCTCGAGAAGGTCTAGTCAAGATTCTTTGACTTCCAGACAGTTAGGTTCTGAAGATTCAACGGTTTCAAGACCTCTTTCTTCTACTCAAGCTAGTACTGctgacacagctgcagcttctgaaggtATAGAAGCTCAGTCTCCTGATGTTTCTCAGGGATTTAGCTTTCTTAGAAGACGATGGGGCCTGTCCGGTGTTTCACCAAATCCTGGTTCTGATTCAGAAGCTGAGAGTTACAGGCATGAGTCTGAAAGTAGAAATGCAGGATCCTGGCTATCATCGTCGCTAAGGAATAGGTGTACACCTTTGTTTTCCAGAAGGAGGAGAGAAGGCAGAGATGAAACTGCAAGAACCTCTACCTCTGAAATATCGGCTAGACCGCAGCATCTTTTTAGGAGAAGAGAATCGGGTGGTGAAGCATCCCTTGAAGCACAAAGTGATTCCCTCAGGCCTACTGCAAGGCCACCAACACCTGCAGTACCAAACAGTGCTACATCCACCTCTGTGCCAGATTCAGTGCACAGTAGAAGAAATTCAGGAACATCAGGAATATTTCCTGGTTCTCTCTTGAGGTTTGCAGTACCACCAACACTGGGAAACAACTTATCTGACAATGTTATGATAACTGTAGACATTATTCCATCTGGCTGGAATCAGTCTGTTGGGCAAGATAATGACAAGTCCAAAGTACCTCCTTCAAGAGATCCTGAAAAGCTTCAGAAAATTAAAGAGAG TCTTCTTTTAGAGGATTCTGAAGAGGAAGAGGGAGATTTGTGCAGAATATGTCAGATGTCATCTACGTCTCCCACTAACCCTTTAATAGAGCCATGCAAATGCACTGGAAGCCTGCGGTATGTTCATCAGGAGTGTATGAAAAAGTGGCTACAGTCCAAGATTAACTCTG GCTCTTCATTAGAAGCAGTAACTACTTGTGAACTGTGCAAAGAGAAGCTGCATCTCAATCTTGATGATTTTGATATCCATGAGCTTCATAGAGCACATGCAAATGAACAA GCAGACTATGAATTTATCAGTTCTGGGCTTTACCTTGTAGTGTTGTTACACTTGTGCGAACAGCGCTTTTCAGATATGCTGGGAACTGCGAGCGAGGCCAACACTCGTGTCCGG TTTATTAATCTTGCAAGAACTCTTCAGGCACACATGGATGATATTGAAA
- the MARCHF7 gene encoding E3 ubiquitin-protein ligase MARCHF7 isoform X2 yields the protein MESKPSRIPRRVSSQPLNSRSARTGTGSGGTGFTDSYRTRDSSLRLEPPCQESSRLHSSSRDWSIGEREAYESLWKLPTSSPARYSGTLDRPWSGRLSGSRNRLSASSTSHLASTWLGESERTQGAYSSRLRNQQQDSDSKRPKLSYTSTSGVRSNGLTTVSDSPWKYNDVPRSSSMVPGSLGTELVRERRELERTRLPSIGSLVDYSHRSGDFPSSSYLQERSASSYAQGARPKDNSLSSLRLNTSMNRQLPSEHQSSLHSRDHSWSSRSNYVPREGEFLERNIQPEFTHGAMRNGASSSSSSERIPQSQRSLSESPGDTEGRRTTRQLLSRLASSMSSTFFSRRSSQDSLTSRQLGSEDSTVSRPLSSTQASTADTAAASEGIEAQSPDVSQGFSFLRRRWGLSGVSPNPGSDSEAESYRHESESRNAGSWLSSSLRNRCTPLFSRRRREGRDETARTSTSEISARPQHLFRRRESGGEASLEAQSDSLRPTARPPTPAVPNSATSTSVPDSVHSRRNSGTSGIFPGSLLRFAVPPTLGNNLSDNVMITVDIIPSGWNQSVGQDNDKSKVPPSRDPEKLQKIKESLLLEDSEEEEGDLCRICQMSSTSPTNPLIEPCKCTGSLRYVHQECMKKWLQSKINSGSSLEAVTTCELCKEKLHLNLDDFDIHELHRAHANEQADYEFISSGLYLVVLLHLCEQRFSDMLGTASEANTRVRFINLARTLQAHMDDIETSDDDSEDGDLGRTLDAV from the exons ATGGAATCGAAGCCTTCTAGAATTCCACGGAGGGTGTCTTCTCAGCCATTAAATTCTCGAAGTGCTAGGACAGGCACTGGAAGTGGAGGAACTGGTTTTACTGACTCATATCGTACAAGAGACTCTTCACTGAGACTGGAGCCTCCATGCCAG GAATCCAGCCGGTTGCATAGTTCCAGTAGAGATTGGTCAATTGGAGAAAGAGAAGCCTATGAAAGCCTGTGGAAGCTTCCAACTTCTTCTCCAGCTCGCTACTCAGGAACCCTTGACCGTCCATGGTCTGGAAGACTTTCAGGAAGCAGAAACAGATTG TCTGCATCATCGACTTCTCATCTTGCATCGACTTGGCTTGGTGAATCCGAAAGAACTCAGGGAGCATATTCTTCAAGGCTGCGTAACCAGCAACAAGATAGTGATTCTAAGAGACCTAAGCTTTCTTATACATCTACCTCTGGTGTAAGAAGTAATGGCTTAACCACAGTTTCAG ATTCCCCATGGAAGTATAACGATGTGCCCAGATCTTCATCTATGGTACCTGGGTCGTTAGGAACtgaacttgtgagagagaggagagagctaGAAAGAACAAGACTACCATCCATTGGTAGTCTTGTGGATTACAGTCACAGGAGTGGtgattttccatcttcatcat ATCTTCAGGAGAGATCTGCTTCTTCATATGCACAAGGAGCAAGACCAAAAGACAACTCATTAAGCTCTTTGAGGTTGAACACATCCATGAACCGCCAGTTGCCTTCTGAACATCAATCATCATTACACTCTAGAGACCATAGCTGGAGTTCAAGATCTAACTATGTCCCAAGAGAAGGAGAATTTTTGGAAAGGAATATACAGCCAGAGTTTACTCATGGTGCCATGAGAAATGGAGCCAGTTCCTCTAGCAGTTCTGAAAGGATCCCACAGTCCCAAAGGTCACTAAGTGAATCTCCTGGAGATACTGAAGGAAGGCGAACAACTAGGCAACTGCTATCTCGTTTAGCTTCTAGTATGTCCTCTACATTTTTCTCGAGAAGGTCTAGTCAAGATTCTTTGACTTCCAGACAGTTAGGTTCTGAAGATTCAACGGTTTCAAGACCTCTTTCTTCTACTCAAGCTAGTACTGctgacacagctgcagcttctgaaggtATAGAAGCTCAGTCTCCTGATGTTTCTCAGGGATTTAGCTTTCTTAGAAGACGATGGGGCCTGTCCGGTGTTTCACCAAATCCTGGTTCTGATTCAGAAGCTGAGAGTTACAGGCATGAGTCTGAAAGTAGAAATGCAGGATCCTGGCTATCATCGTCGCTAAGGAATAGGTGTACACCTTTGTTTTCCAGAAGGAGGAGAGAAGGCAGAGATGAAACTGCAAGAACCTCTACCTCTGAAATATCGGCTAGACCGCAGCATCTTTTTAGGAGAAGAGAATCGGGTGGTGAAGCATCCCTTGAAGCACAAAGTGATTCCCTCAGGCCTACTGCAAGGCCACCAACACCTGCAGTACCAAACAGTGCTACATCCACCTCTGTGCCAGATTCAGTGCACAGTAGAAGAAATTCAGGAACATCAGGAATATTTCCTGGTTCTCTCTTGAGGTTTGCAGTACCACCAACACTGGGAAACAACTTATCTGACAATGTTATGATAACTGTAGACATTATTCCATCTGGCTGGAATCAGTCTGTTGGGCAAGATAATGACAAGTCCAAAGTACCTCCTTCAAGAGATCCTGAAAAGCTTCAGAAAATTAAAGAGAG TCTTCTTTTAGAGGATTCTGAAGAGGAAGAGGGAGATTTGTGCAGAATATGTCAGATGTCATCTACGTCTCCCACTAACCCTTTAATAGAGCCATGCAAATGCACTGGAAGCCTGCGGTATGTTCATCAGGAGTGTATGAAAAAGTGGCTACAGTCCAAGATTAACTCTG GCTCTTCATTAGAAGCAGTAACTACTTGTGAACTGTGCAAAGAGAAGCTGCATCTCAATCTTGATGATTTTGATATCCATGAGCTTCATAGAGCACATGCAAATGAACAA GCAGACTATGAATTTATCAGTTCTGGGCTTTACCTTGTAGTGTTGTTACACTTGTGCGAACAGCGCTTTTCAGATATGCTGGGAACTGCGAGCGAGGCCAACACTCGTGTCCGG TTTATTAATCTTGCAAGAACTCTTCAGGCACACATGGATGATATTGAAA
- the MARCHF7 gene encoding E3 ubiquitin-protein ligase MARCHF7 isoform X3, with product MESKPSRIPRRVSSQPLNSRSARTGTGSGGTGFTDSYRTRDSSLRLEPPCQESSRLHSSSRDWSIGEREAYESLWKLPTSSPARYSGTLDRPWSGRLSGSRNRLSASSTSHLASTWLGESERTQGAYSSRLRNQQQDSDSKRPKLSYTSTSGVRSNGLTTVSDLQERSASSYAQGARPKDNSLSSLRLNTSMNRQLPSEHQSSLHSRDHSWSSRSNYVPREGEFLERNIQPEFTHGAMRNGASSSSSSERIPQSQRSLSESPGDTEGRRTTRQLLSRLASSMSSTFFSRRSSQDSLTSRQLGSEDSTVSRPLSSTQASTADTAAASEGIEAQSPDVSQGFSFLRRRWGLSGVSPNPGSDSEAESYRHESESRNAGSWLSSSLRNRCTPLFSRRRREGRDETARTSTSEISARPQHLFRRRESGGEASLEAQSDSLRPTARPPTPAVPNSATSTSVPDSVHSRRNSGTSGIFPGSLLRFAVPPTLGNNLSDNVMITVDIIPSGWNQSVGQDNDKSKVPPSRDPEKLQKIKESLLLEDSEEEEGDLCRICQMSSTSPTNPLIEPCKCTGSLRYVHQECMKKWLQSKINSGSSLEAVTTCELCKEKLHLNLDDFDIHELHRAHANEQADYEFISSGLYLVVLLHLCEQRFSDMLGTASEANTRVRFINLARTLQAHMDDIETASDDDSEDGDLGRTLDAV from the exons ATGGAATCGAAGCCTTCTAGAATTCCACGGAGGGTGTCTTCTCAGCCATTAAATTCTCGAAGTGCTAGGACAGGCACTGGAAGTGGAGGAACTGGTTTTACTGACTCATATCGTACAAGAGACTCTTCACTGAGACTGGAGCCTCCATGCCAG GAATCCAGCCGGTTGCATAGTTCCAGTAGAGATTGGTCAATTGGAGAAAGAGAAGCCTATGAAAGCCTGTGGAAGCTTCCAACTTCTTCTCCAGCTCGCTACTCAGGAACCCTTGACCGTCCATGGTCTGGAAGACTTTCAGGAAGCAGAAACAGATTG TCTGCATCATCGACTTCTCATCTTGCATCGACTTGGCTTGGTGAATCCGAAAGAACTCAGGGAGCATATTCTTCAAGGCTGCGTAACCAGCAACAAGATAGTGATTCTAAGAGACCTAAGCTTTCTTATACATCTACCTCTGGTGTAAGAAGTAATGGCTTAACCACAGTTTCAG ATCTTCAGGAGAGATCTGCTTCTTCATATGCACAAGGAGCAAGACCAAAAGACAACTCATTAAGCTCTTTGAGGTTGAACACATCCATGAACCGCCAGTTGCCTTCTGAACATCAATCATCATTACACTCTAGAGACCATAGCTGGAGTTCAAGATCTAACTATGTCCCAAGAGAAGGAGAATTTTTGGAAAGGAATATACAGCCAGAGTTTACTCATGGTGCCATGAGAAATGGAGCCAGTTCCTCTAGCAGTTCTGAAAGGATCCCACAGTCCCAAAGGTCACTAAGTGAATCTCCTGGAGATACTGAAGGAAGGCGAACAACTAGGCAACTGCTATCTCGTTTAGCTTCTAGTATGTCCTCTACATTTTTCTCGAGAAGGTCTAGTCAAGATTCTTTGACTTCCAGACAGTTAGGTTCTGAAGATTCAACGGTTTCAAGACCTCTTTCTTCTACTCAAGCTAGTACTGctgacacagctgcagcttctgaaggtATAGAAGCTCAGTCTCCTGATGTTTCTCAGGGATTTAGCTTTCTTAGAAGACGATGGGGCCTGTCCGGTGTTTCACCAAATCCTGGTTCTGATTCAGAAGCTGAGAGTTACAGGCATGAGTCTGAAAGTAGAAATGCAGGATCCTGGCTATCATCGTCGCTAAGGAATAGGTGTACACCTTTGTTTTCCAGAAGGAGGAGAGAAGGCAGAGATGAAACTGCAAGAACCTCTACCTCTGAAATATCGGCTAGACCGCAGCATCTTTTTAGGAGAAGAGAATCGGGTGGTGAAGCATCCCTTGAAGCACAAAGTGATTCCCTCAGGCCTACTGCAAGGCCACCAACACCTGCAGTACCAAACAGTGCTACATCCACCTCTGTGCCAGATTCAGTGCACAGTAGAAGAAATTCAGGAACATCAGGAATATTTCCTGGTTCTCTCTTGAGGTTTGCAGTACCACCAACACTGGGAAACAACTTATCTGACAATGTTATGATAACTGTAGACATTATTCCATCTGGCTGGAATCAGTCTGTTGGGCAAGATAATGACAAGTCCAAAGTACCTCCTTCAAGAGATCCTGAAAAGCTTCAGAAAATTAAAGAGAG TCTTCTTTTAGAGGATTCTGAAGAGGAAGAGGGAGATTTGTGCAGAATATGTCAGATGTCATCTACGTCTCCCACTAACCCTTTAATAGAGCCATGCAAATGCACTGGAAGCCTGCGGTATGTTCATCAGGAGTGTATGAAAAAGTGGCTACAGTCCAAGATTAACTCTG GCTCTTCATTAGAAGCAGTAACTACTTGTGAACTGTGCAAAGAGAAGCTGCATCTCAATCTTGATGATTTTGATATCCATGAGCTTCATAGAGCACATGCAAATGAACAA GCAGACTATGAATTTATCAGTTCTGGGCTTTACCTTGTAGTGTTGTTACACTTGTGCGAACAGCGCTTTTCAGATATGCTGGGAACTGCGAGCGAGGCCAACACTCGTGTCCGG TTTATTAATCTTGCAAGAACTCTTCAGGCACACATGGATGATATTGAAA